The DNA segment GaatactagtaagttactacatatttttacaaatattcaagttcatgaagtagtagttATTACTTGATTTTGGCGAAATTGGTAAGTAAAGGTTAATTGTTgatgattgtgatgatttttacaaaagaaaatgatatgcttataagcatggacacctccatttacaaaggaaactctggcgaaattttctaaaatttccaacacttagaaaatatttttctaaacaagtgttacaagtatattttataacttgtgtttcaaATATAAACTTCGCTATAAATTTTGTTAcgaaatacaaagtatcggaggttggttttcgcagataaaaatgggtaaatatatatttagaatatatattttatactaagacacttgtgtgattatttgtatattttgtgaactagttatattattttagggtaaaataatataacttacaaaataccatggaaattacaactccaaaataataccaaaaattgcaaggaataaaatatttaagttacacacataatattgtgaaaccgaacaagAAAACGTAAATTATGAAGTATCCCGGTAGTTACTGATACAATATATTTTTGGTAGATATTATCTTGGAAATGAAAGGAAagaaaatgtgatttttatacatattaccaagtatatcatattttggGACAAGAGAAAATCTATTATTATTTgggaaagtaaaaatatttttacttgggtttattaagaaatatagtatttttggaaaaaaaaatatattttcttggactgtgttgttttgaataaaaataaggtttatttatATATTCCTAAGTGAGACTTAAAGATATATATTCTTTGGGAttaacacaccggaatacgacgccaCTACATGGCTAGATATgcaaatacaagaatacggatAACCATGTATGAAATACCCCATCCTtaggaaggaaatacgaatacttgagaagtattaatacagagATACTGCACAAACAATTATTCTAaaactaaatataattattataacttggaataatatcagaaacgtaactcaaaaacataaatactaagacaaggcacgacccgttcgtctaatagacgttagtacactgtaggtagtcgtgttggctgaggagacttgggttacacatactgaagacgcaatactgtgagttcatgtaccccttttctcttaactgttttcatttttatacttcgggggtggaatacatgttacaattattacagacattgttaTGCATGGTATGGTTaacttaaggagggtttactactagatcatgtgaatgagtagggcgattaaggccatcaatcctcgttgtaggaccggggggcatgagtgatagatctatttagcgagccccacccctgagtccgcggaatggaccatgtggtgactatgtcttccagccggaagcccggtgcgaaatctgctaggtttgagtcttcctgcatcacttcacacatatcaatggccttgcaaaccattggtgatctctttttccttattgctacataccagggacttacatacatacttacaacattttcaaaggtttatagatacacacaaacgaacacatgaactcgctcaacttttgttgatgtttttcaaactacatgtatttcaggaaattttaatggatctgacgggcgttggaagtttttatgctgcgttaagaataaagatgtcatccatggtctttgagtttggacggtgtgtcttattcctggacgagacatgtcttccaaaccttggtattattctatatcttttgacgagtccttaaCGAACTCAAAATCAATTTGtacgatttgtaaaacttgaatttggtgtttacgttttaaaacgatgttgttatgttttgaacttatttaatggatgacaaacctatggttttatcatatagttgatgttatggttgaatgcaatgatattaagaaagtcacaccataatcacgcttccgcaaaagtcagggtgtgacaacagACATAGTTCTCAAAGACATATCATTGTCCCGATAACTCAAATattatttagtttgtttctagactcccctaGCTTGATTCCACAGACTTCAGCAAAAcacagcatcctaaacacctgtcacatacgttaaaataggtcaatacacatagtgtgaaggtgagcatacaagtttaataacaTAGATAGTAGCGAAagcgatttacgcataaccaacatgtaacacgtagaaatgtgaagcatgtaagctatcgacaatgagatatgcacagacatgactgcgagttgtagaatgcgtaacacatatcaccactgtgacacgtaaagaaatacccttaacaacccctgtccacgacaggtgctgagtccaaactatagtactatcgttgctaaggtgtccggcaacaatcactgtgtaaacataacatacaaccattcatcgaataacatgtataacatgcagagcgGTTAGCGTGTAAAAAGTGTTTGCATTGTGTGTCGGTGtgatttgatataagtaacgtatgtaacacccaaaagtgcgttaagcaaaaagggatcgagtatactcacagatcgtgtttaATAAACaacacagtcttggattgaagggagcgctggagagattagcctgatcagagaACGATAGTATGAGCGATGAACAGGGCGTAAACAGTGTGTCGGTAGGATGAGTGACAAAGggtgatccgatcggatgaccgtccggACGGAGGATTATCcgaacggatgaccattcggtcggagGGTCATTCATTTGGGAGGGACGTGTTTGTGaattgtttgaactttgaagttttcgttgtagcatttttaAAAGTGAGAAGTATCTCTATATGTCcagccatccggtcggatggtcatccggatggatggccgttcgatcggatggtgattCGTTTGAACtgatattctttgaagttttgtaaaaatGGATTAAGTGTTGATCTTGTAAAAGGGTTGTCACCTGaccggattgtcgttcgatcggatggtggtccgatcggacgacaattcATTCGGGCAACTGTTGGTTTGAAAATTTATGAAATTTAGTTAAGTTGAAAATTTTACGGTTGAACCGAGACGGTGTGACAACGTGTCAAACAACAGAAACCACATCAAGACcaagtcgtccgatcggatgggaatcaccccgttcgaccagtaactgttcttgacggagtttcatgttcaacccgtgaattgGTCGTCTCCTCGACAGTAATCCGTTCTCAAACCGGCACTTCACttagagaatgagtagaaggccCGAACGAGCTCAGTTTCTATCGGTTTTTGAGTAATAGTgaaaaatgtttgaagaaaattttgaaacacctgaaaaatgtttagatttaggtgaaatcagtgtttaaacattgTAGAAATCCCTTAGATCCGAACTAttcttgatgagatgaggtcacCTTTCAttgttcataagaactccatgatgacgtcACCTTAGAGCGGTCCGATTCAGAGGATTTTACGGTGGAAATGCAAGATTTGTTGGTGAAATTGATGGgaaagtgtgtgtagatgatagaagtacaagatttggagtgaaaacttacaagaatcgcgaggaatagAGAGAAAATAGCCTGAAAATGTGCTAGGTCggagggagctgtcacatcatgaacagtgatgtgacatgaggggtatttatagtgtgagggTGAGAAAGGCGGTGCAGTGAACGTGGGTCGGACGAcctttcgatcggatggccatccgatcggatggtcatccggtcggatgaccattcgatcgaacggtcgttcgatcagaGGACGCGTGTGAGTTAGTTTCCGACTtacgtttcgtgcgttgagcgttgcgttgcgtttaatcAAGTCGCGAGTAAGCGATGTGATAGtattaaacaatagttacacagataacataactaacacataACATAAAGGTACAACTTAGTTTTTGAGTCCgtgatgagattgcgttgcgattgaGTTGCTATTGTGTTTGCGATTAATACCTTTAACATatataaacatgcacaaataacacataataacacacacacacacatagaacAATACCAATAATTGCGattcgagttgcgatgcgataACGATGAGATAGCGTTAGGTAAATTAGCGTTTAATTatgtttatcgcattgttacttcacataTTACAAATCGTAAATCAAAAATAGCGTAAACTAAAGTATCGATTATCGAGGTTCGAGAGTACAAGCAATAGTTAAGTCAGAAATGTCAGATctgattagcaatcttttcttcctttgactttgactttgacttgtactttgactttaaaAAGTCGGGTTGTACATTACTCTAATCACATTGTTTAAAAATCCAAGAACCCAAGCCTCAAGACACTTCTCCACTCCAGTCACCCCTCTTAGAAGGACTTTAAAATTCCTGATTTGTAGATGAAATATCAATGACCTCTATTTTTCTCAAACCATATTTACTTATATTTTTAAGGATTTCCTATTCTCGTAATCTCATAATTTCTCAAACTTTTGATAATTTTAATGAATAATAAACTCCTTTTTGTCTTCAAAAGCATCTGATAATGGTCGATTTTCACTCTCTTATCAAAAACACAGTCTAGGAAAAAAACCCTAAATTTACCAAGCaacattttcattttttttaatctATGCTTTTACTTGTTTAAGCCAAAGAAACAAATCATTTGCTTATATATTCGACTCGGATTATAAAGAAAAACAACTTAAAGAACAATTTTTTTGAAAGTTAATATTCACACATAAACGTGGCCTACCGCATGCacacatttgtttattcatgaaGGTGGATCACAAACTTCCGACTGTAGATCATATAGATCCTTTTATTTCTGCTGAAATTCCGGATAAATCAGAAGATCCTCAGTTACATTATCTTGTGTCTAAGTATATGATTCATGGTCCTTGTGGTGCTGCTAACCTGAGCTGTCCTTGCATGGTTGACAACAAATGTTCTAAACGATTTCCGAAAAAATTTTCGGATCATACAATTATTGACTCAAGCGGTTTTCCTGTATATCGAAGGCAAGATTCTGGTCATACTGTTATGAAAAAAGGTGTTCAATTAGACAACCGAAGTGTCGTACCTTACAACAAAGGTCTATTAAAAAGATACCAAGCACACATTAATGTTGAATGGTGTAACCAGGCTGGTTCGATAAAGTATCTGTTTAAGTACATTAACAAAGGACCTGACCGTGCTACGGCAGTTTTATATACTGATTCAACCGGTACTAGCAATCAGAAAATAAATGATGAGATCAAACAATACTACGATTGTAGATACATATCAGCCTGTGAAGCGTCTTGGAGAATTTTCGCAAACGAAGTTCATTATAGATATCCTGCTGTAATGAGGCTACCTTTTCATTTACCTGGTCAACACAATGTAGTATacggtgaagatgatgatattgaagatgTCTTGAACAAACCATCTGTTGCTTCATCTATTTTTTTGCAATGGATGCGTTTAAATGAACGTGATGAAGAAGCACGTAAACTGACTTATGTGGAGTTCCCAACAAAGTATGTTTGGAACTTAAAAGATAGATGTTGGCAAGTACGAAAAAGGTATAAAACTGTTGGTAGAGTTCATTCTGTTTCGATTGCTTCAGGAGAACCTTATTATTTAAGGATTCTTCTAAATAAAGTTAGAGGTCCTAAATCATTTGAAGAGATTCGAACAGTGAACGGACAAGTATTTCCCACATTTAAAGATGCATGTTATGCGATGGGTCTTTTAGATGATGACAACGAATATGTTGAAGCCATTAAGGAAGCAAGTTTTGAAGCTCATTGTCGGTATTTAAGATCATTATTTGCGACATTGCTTTTAACAAATACGCTATCAAGACCTGAATTTGTGTGGGAAAAAACTTGGCACTTACTAGGAGACGATATTCTATTCAAGCGTCGCAAAGAGACACATATCCCTGGTaagttattattttattttcataGGAAGTACCTactatattttttattttttatatattttgattcAACATATGTTTAAGTTTATTTTATACTTTTTGTATCCTGAACATCATTTGAAGAATCTaattttggtggaaattgagaaTTATTTAATTTCCAATGGGTCTACATTAAGTAAATTTTCTACGATGCCCTTTCCAGACGACGATTCGTTACGTCAAGGTACTAATCGTCTAATCAATGAGGAATTATCGCATGACACACATGAGTTGAAAAGTGAGTTTAGTCGATTGAAAGAATCtctaactgaagagcagttaaaCGTTTTTAACCAAATTGTCAATGCAGTCGAATGCCAAAGTGGAGGGTTGTTTTTCGTATATGGTTACGGTGGAACAGGGAAGACTTTTTTGTGGAAGACCTTGGCTTCTGCAATCAGATCTAAAGGTCAGATAGTGTTGAAAGTTGCTTCCAGTGGTATTGTTTCATTATTATTATCTAGAGGACGGACAACACATTCTAGATTTAAAATTCCCATAAACTTGACAGAAGATTCCATGTGCTTCATTAAGCCGAACGATGACGTTGCTAATCTTTTAAAAGAGTCAGAGTTGATTATATGGGATGAAGCCCCTATGGTGCACAAGCATGCGTTTGAGGCACTAGATCGAACAATGAAAGACATTCTGTCGTCTTCTACGAATAACCCTTCTGAGCTACCATTTGGAGGTAAAGTTATTGTGTTTGGTGGTGGCTTTAGACAGATACTACCTGTTATCCCAAATGGTACGAGACAGCAGATTGTTAATGCATCTTTGAGTTCTTCATATCTATGGTCAGAATGCAAGGTTTTAAAGTTAACAAAAAACATGAGGTTGAGAATTGGAGCTGAATCATCTAACAGTGATTCGATTCAGAAGTTTGCAAAATGGCTACTTGATATTGGTGAAGGAAACATTGGTTCAGAAAACGATGGTGAAGCGTTTATAGAGTTACCCGATGATTTAGTAATTACCGACTCAGATGATCCAATTCCAAGTTTAATTAACTTTGTTTATCCTTCAATTTTACATCAGTATAAAAATCATGGATTCTTTTCAGAGAGAGCAATTTTAGCACCAAAGAATGAAGTAGTTCATGAGATTAATGATCGATTACTTTCATTATTTCCAGGTGAAGAAAAAGAGTATTTGAGCTCTGACAGTATATGTCAAACAGAGCAAGTTCTTGATTCTTTTCAACAAGGTCTATACTCTCCTGACAATTTGAATGCTCTGAAAATATCTGGTTTACCTAACCATAGGTTGGTTCTTAAAGTTGGTGTTCCTGTGATGCTTCTTCGAAACATTGATCAACAGAACGGACTATGTAATGGTACTAGACTTCAAGTAACCTTTCTTGGTAAACGAGTAATTGAAGCGGAAGTAATATCTGGTGGAAATATCGGTACAAGAGTTTTTATTCCAAGAATTAGTATGGTTCCTTCAGACAAAAAGATACCTTTTCAATTTCAAAGAAGGCAATTTCCGTTAACAGTTTGTTTTGCTATGACAATTAACAAGAGTCAAGGACAGTCGCTATCTAGAGTTGGTTTAtatttaaaagatcctgtatttaCTCACGGTCAATTGTACGTGGCGTTATCCAGAGTCAAGAGCAGGCAAGGTGTTAAAATTTTATCATTTGATTGCGATGGTAAACCTACAGCGAAGACATCTAATGTAGTGTACAAGGAGATTTTTCGTAACTTATAATTTAATAATGTATTTCAttttcatgtatttcatatttttatttaagTTATTTGGTTTTTCATAATAAAATGTCATAATTTATATCAAATGTTGATATTCTTTAATATTTATAGACATCTATCATATACATATCTCATATTTATTCTATTAAAATTAGATTAATTCACTAAGTTTCTCCACTTGAAGGGTAATAGTGTTGTTTGGCAACAAGGTGAATAAAGTCAAAACTACTGTATTAAGTttcaaaaaaattattatatcatatgtatttttacaaatttattcattatttttaatattattatgaaATCATCAATTGCTAATTACACTTTTTTAATGTATTGGATGATAATATATAGGTTCGTTGTATCCAAGATTAAAGATTATTAATGAAGACATATTgctttaaataaaaataaatttttaggatTTCATATTGATAGTCAACAACATATTATAAAGTGTTTGTAATTATAAAAGATACCACCGTTCTATATTACCAAAAATATGGTATTTGTGTTTATAGTTTACCAAGGAACAACATAAAACATGTTAATGTCTACTTTCAtgtcccaaaaaaaaaaatccaaacatGTAATTCTAACAAAATAGAGTCATAATTTCATCTATCCAAACACCTAAAGCATTATGGTTACTTTTTAACTGTTAACCTTCATTAACGGCATCCACTTGTGTTAAGATCAGTACATTTCCTTCACATAAAAATCTGCAATGCAATTTGTCACCGAATCGAATGCCATTCTCCTGCATGAACATCGGCCACCCTTCGATAGCATACCTTACACCATTTCCATTCTTCTGCCACCTAAGATTCGTGTCTATTGTTTCTCCATTCATGTTTGTCACTTTTATCTCATAGACTTTATTTTTTAATCCTGCAATTCTTACAACATTTGCAGGCATTCTCTGTATAACAAAAAAAGAAATTTGTAAGTAAAATATCCTTATTGATGTTATATTATTTGTTAATGTCATTGAGTATTATAAAAAATCATACCATTCGATTTTCTCCCTTCATTGTGAACTCATAACAAACAGTTTTGTCAACATCTTTTATCCTTGCAACATGTTTTTGTTCCACATCCAATGTCTTCAATGCATTATATATATTCAGTCACACATTTTAGTATTAGAGTTATATATTTAATCCCTAAATTTAAGTAATATATTGATCACTAAATAGAATAATGTATGCTATACGTACCAATCGGCTGCGAGTTCTTCGTCCAACTGTTGATACGTCTGGCATTTCCACTTCTGTTCCCTGTATCGGCTTTTTTTTGTTGTCCTGGTTAAAATACTCTGCAatctgttttcttttctttttaagctGTTAAGACAATGACCAACATTAATTAATAGTAGCCaacaataattaaataaatatatgtacatatatgaATGAAAAGACTTATCTATTATTATGTTTAAAATAAGTACATCttctttttttgtttcttttgccTCTTTTTTCTTCATACTGTTTGTTCCTTCTTTTGAAATTTCTTTTTCACCTTCATCCATCTATGTATTATAATTAATCAAATATATCAAATATTAGTATAATGTATTTAAATATGTATAAAGGAGTGGTTATTACCTCAGCTATTTCCTGATCTATTGAATCATTTTCTTGACAGAAGTTCTGTTATTCAATCAAATACAAAAAATAAGTACATTTTTATAAAGAATGTTATACGTTAGTTCAAAATACTTACGAAGTCAACGCTTTTGTAGTATGTGTCCCTAGGTATTTCCAGCAGAGAGTcatcttcactttcttctttgtTGTTACGCGCTATTTCAACTCCTTTACGATAAATTTTCAACTCAAATGTGACGTTGTCCATCTTCATCAACAAGAGTATATCATCGTCTTCGATTCCAAGATCATGAAATAGCTTTGGACAACCTTTTGTAAGAACATAATTATCGTTGATTCTTTCGGTCTCAACTTTCCAAATCTTGCCTTCTGCATATATGTTATAATAATCGTTCACTGGCGAGTAAGAGTAACATGTTGTTACATAAACATCCGGAATCACCTGAAAAGTTTGGTAACAATTATTGTAAAACTATAATAGAATAAATATATATTCACACATGTTAGTATGCTTACTATAATCTTTAAAATTCCGTAACGGTTTACTGTCACAAAAGATTCACCACATATGTTTTGGATGAAACAATCAATTTCAATGTTTTTGTCTTCCATTATCCTTAAGCGCAATAACGTGCTATTTGGCAACTGAAGGTCCCTTACCACATTACTCCATCCGTCAGTTATAACGCATTCACCACTTACACTTCTCAACGAAACTGGCCAACTTTTCTCACTTATATGATGTATCATTATTGTTTTTCTTTGCCATTAAACTCCATATATGTTCTTAACGAAGTCAATTGGTAGCACCTGGGTGTTAATTTATGTTGTAAATGTTAGTTAAcagaaatatataaaattatttgTAACCATTGCAGCATACCAGTTTTAACGATGAAGTCTTTTCTAACAAAGCGACACATGATCTACTCATTTTTATATACCTGTAATATAACATCTATTAGAAACATTTACTATTGAACTTTAAGTCATTCATATATTTTGACAATAATATGAAAACTACCTATGAAGCAATATTAGACAAACTGATGTTATTAATATGCTTTTATGTAGGATTTCAAGATTACAATGTAGAATTGACATGTACACAAGTTTAAAGGGAGTATTATCTCATCATTATATTTGTTTACAAGAAAAGAAGGATTCGTTTTTGTCAATAAATTTACACTTAGATACATGGTTTTTATAGCTACCTTAAACTATTACTATATTGTACTTCATAagcagaaaaaaaaaatcaacaaatataatataattgtATTTCAATATAGGTGAATCAAAATTGACTAAATCATAAAGTTTATTCCCTGTTCATAAGTGAATCAATCTTCCAAATCAATATATTATCCaataaaaacataatttcatAAGAATATCAACAAAATCTATCAACCAAAACACAAAATCAAGCCAGAAATCTATATTTACAAACACATGCAATACATGTAATCCATTTTATATATGCATAACATACTAAATCTCAACTGTTGAAATATCTAAACACCAATTTTCACGTTTATGTAGTGATTAATCGCTGAAAACAAACTTCCCATGAGTTATTTGTAGTTCTAAAGACATTTTTACTTAGCAAATCAACAAAGAAATCGTTGTAGAAGTGATCGGAAGTTTTGCCGGAAAATTACCTTTACCAAAGCTTCATCCGGCGATTACTAGATTTCTTGAACAATGTGAGTTTAGGTGAGCTCAATGTTAGGGTAAGTATAGGTGATATGATGGTATGATTGTGATAGATAGTATAATATTTAActatttcttttttattataaaacTTTTATAACGTTAAtttacatttattattatttttttttatttctccAATATTCACAATGTTCTTACTACAAAAATGAAATATAAGTTAGGTTGTGGTAATAATAAACATATTTTCGTGATAATGTATTTCTCgctgtttttgtttattttttatattttgtagTTTTTTTTGTGTTATgaattctttttttgatgtttttattataaatcaCATAATTAAAAAATCCATATTATACGTATATTATCTAACACATTATAATAACAAAAAACCATTGACTTGCATatcacaaatttttttttaaatccaagAACAATTAAAACTGAAAATATTATTTAAACTCATGAAACACTTATTATAAAGAACAAACAATCTATatctcaaattttcaaattttccaaaACACTAATTCTTTTTTTCACCAATCGTTTTATCTTCTTCCATTGCCTCTTATTCTTCTATTTTGTTGCCATTTGATTCAGGAGGAAAAAGTTCTTTATATATATAGTTCGCCATATAGCGATGGGCAATCCTCCCAAAAACTTTCCTGCGTTCATAAATTTCAAATAAATTAGATGTACAAAAGAACAATGCTGATAAAATTATTTTACAATTTGAATGTAATTAAAACACAACTATAATATATTACCAGGTATTCTTTAGCATAGTTGACGTGTAACCACTCAAACGGCCAGGATGATAGCCCTTCATTCCATTGTTTACACACACATTTGTACTGATCAATGGATTTACCATTAATGGATTTACCATTGAGCCTAATTAAGATTTCAAAGAGTATAATATCAAAAGGAATATAAACCATGACAAAAAACTTCAAAACCTATATTTTGAAGAGCCTATGTATATATCctttatataatataatagatTAACTTGGGCCTAATTTTATAAACCAAAAAAACGATTTATAATTCAAAATGGTAACTCGATTTATAAATGtcaatgttttatgttttttttataattcaAATTTATTTAAACATCTGTCTAATTAAAGTTAATATTTTCTGCCGTAATGTTAGGTTTGTTGAACAAGCATATTTAACTAAAGTCAACCGAGATTTTTATTTTATGAATGGAAACgattttttctttaaatttatttattatttaaggAATTTTCTAATCAAAAAAATCCTTAATTTACATTTGAAAATTTTCCAAATTTATCTTAAGAACTGTGAAATAAATTATAATTCAACCGGATTTtgttaatgatatttttgtcTAAATAATGAATAAAGGTAACCTAATTATTAAAACCGAATTATTCAATTCacaattatttaaaatataaaaatcacatatttatatttttatattatttctatgattaacatttttcaacgTTTTTAAAATTTCCAATTATTTgcaataattttaaacaaatatttgaaTCATAATATACC comes from the Helianthus annuus cultivar XRQ/B chromosome 4, HanXRQr2.0-SUNRISE, whole genome shotgun sequence genome and includes:
- the LOC110933045 gene encoding ATP-dependent DNA helicase pif1-like, which translates into the protein MPFPDDDSLRQGTNRLINEELSHDTHELKSEFSRLKESLTEEQLNVFNQIVNAVECQSGGLFFVYGYGGTGKTFLWKTLASAIRSKGQIVLKVASSGIVSLLLSRGRTTHSRFKIPINLTEDSMCFIKPNDDVANLLKESELIIWDEAPMVHKHAFEALDRTMKDILSSSTNNPSELPFGGKVIVFGGGFRQILPVIPNGTRQQIVNASLSSSYLWSECKVLKLTKNMRLRIGAESSNSDSIQKFAKWLLDIGEGNIGSENDGEAFIELPDDLVITDSDDPIPSLINFVYPSILHQYKNHGFFSERAILAPKNEVVHEINDRLLSLFPGEEKEYLSSDSICQTEQVLDSFQQGLYSPDNLNALKISGLPNHRLVLKVGVPVMLLRNIDQQNGLCNGTRLQVTFLGKRVIEAEVISGGNIGTRVFIPRISMVPSDKKIPFQFQRRQFPLTVCFAMTINKSQGQSLSRVGLYLKDPVFTHGQLYVALSRVKSRQGVKILSFDCDGKPTAKTSNVVYKEIFRNL
- the LOC118491455 gene encoding uncharacterized protein LOC118491455 translates to MKVDHKLPTVDHIDPFISAEIPDKSEDPQLHYLVSKYMIHGPCGAANLSCPCMVDNKCSKRFPKKFSDHTIIDSSGFPVYRRQDSGHTVMKKGVQLDNRSVVPYNKGLLKRYQAHINVEWCNQAGSIKYLFKYINKGPDRATAVLYTDSTGTSNQKINDEIKQYYDCRYISACEASWRIFANEVHYRYPAVMRLPFHLPGQHNVVYGEDDDIEDVLNKPSVASSIFLQWMRLNERDEEARKLTYVEFPTKYVWNLKDRCWQVRKRYKTVGRVHSVSIASGEPYYLRILLNKVRGPKSFEEIRTVNGQVFPTFKDACYAMGLLDDDNEYVEAIKEASFEAHCRYLRSLFATLLLTNTLSRPEFVWEKTWHLLGDDILFKRRKETHIPESNFGGN